GACGGCGAGTTCATCATTCTGGTGGGGCCCTCGGGCTGCGGAAAGTCCACCACGCTGAACATGATCGCCGGCCTGGAGGAGATCTCGTCGGGGGAGTTGCGCATCGGGGGCCAGCGCGTCAACGAGCGCGCCCCCAAAGACCGCGACATCGCGATGGTGTTCCAGTCCTACGCGCTCTACCCCCACATGACGGTGCGGCAGAACATCGCGTTCCCGCTGACCCTGGCCAAGATAAAGAAGCCGCAGATCGCCGAGAAGGTGGCGGAGGTCGCCAAGATCCTGGATCTGACTGAGCTGCTGGATCGCAAGCCCTCGCAGCTCTCCGGAGGCCAACGGCAACGGGTCGCGATGGGGCGGGCGATCGTGCGGCACCCCAAGGCATTTCTGATGGACGAGCCGCTGTCGAACCTGGACGCCAAGCTGCGTGTGCAGATGCGCAGCGAGATCGCCCGGCTGCAGCGCCGGCTGGGCACCACCACCGTCTACGTCACGCACGACCAGACCGAGGCGATGACGCTCGGGGACCGGGTGGTGGTGATGCACGGTGGGATCGCCCAGCAGATCGGCACACCCGACGAGCTCTACGAGCGTCCCGCCAACCTGTTCGTCGCCGGATTCGTCGGGTCTCCGGCGATGAACTTCTTCCCGGGCACGCTGACCGCGACCGGCGCACGCCTGCCCATCGGTGAGGTACCGCTCGACGCGGCGACTCGCGAATCGATCGGCAAGCATCCCGCGGCGGCCGGCGGTGAGGTGGTCATCGGGGTACGCCCCGAGCATTTGGGCGACGCCGCGCTGCTCGATGACGCACAGCGTGGTCGCGCGGTGAAGTTCGCGGCCCGCGTCGATCTCGTCGAATCGCTGGGCGCCGACAAGTACCTATATTTCACCCCGAACGAATCGGGCGACGCGCCAGCCGAAAACGATCTGGTGGCCAGGGTTCCCGCTGCGTCCAAGGCGGCCGGCGGGCAGCCGATCGAGCTCGCTCTGGACACCGACAAGGTGGTCGTGTTCGACGCCAAGACCGGGGTGAACCTCAGCGTCGCACCGGCTGGGCGGTGACCCGCCGGTGAGTGAGGATCTGGACCGGGTGCGCGAGCATGTCCGACGGCACTTTGCGGGCGTTGCCGCCGAGCCCGACACGGCGCGGGTGACGTTTCTGGGAGTCGAGCCCATCGAGGTGTTGCGGTTCGGACCCGGACCCGACCGGATGGTGCATTACGTCTCGGCCGGTTGCTCGCGCCACCCCATGGGGGACCCCGGTCAGCTCCTCGCCGATCCGGTACACGGTCCCCGGGCCGAAATCGTTGTGAGCCTGCGTTCCTCGGGTTCTGACACCGGGCTGGCCCGCAGCCTTGCCGCGGTGGCGGCCGCGCCGGTGGTCGAAGGGGTGGTGCTGGCGCCCGATGCGCTGATCGACCTCGGGGGTCCGCTGTGGACCGGACCGTCGGGTCCGGTGCCGTTCACCGCGGTATTGCTGGGAGACAGCGACATCGCCGAGTTGACGCTGGCCGCGCCGCGGGAGCCGGTGCGGTTCTTGTCGGCCACCCCGATCACCGCGACCGAGGCAGCGTGGGTGCGGCTCAAGGGCGCCGAGGCGATGCGCGAGGCCTGGCGCGCCGACGGTGTAGACGTCTTCGACCCGGACCGTCCCGCGTCCCAGCCTCAGTAACCGGGGCGCTCAGAGCCAGCCGTTGCGGCGGAACGCGCGGTAGAGCACTGCGGAGATCACACACATACCCGCCACCACCATCGGGTAGCCGAAAGCCCAGTGCAGCACCGGCATGCGGTCGAAGTTCATGCCGTAGATGCCGGCGATCATGGTCGGGACGGCGATGATGCCGGCCCACGCCGACATCTTGCGCATGTCGGTGTTCTGCTGCATGCCCACCCGCGCCAGCGCGGCCTGCACCAGCGAGCTCAGCAGCTCGTCGTAGCCGGCGATCTGCTCGGCGGCGCGGGTCTGATGATCGGCGACGTCGCGCAGATAGCGCCGGACCTCTTTGGAGATCAGATCCCGATAGTCGGTCTGCATCCGGTCGAACGGCACCGACAGTGGCGCGACCGCGCGCCGCAGCTCGACGACCTCGCGCTTGATCTGATAAATCGGCTCGACGTCGGTTCGGGTGCCGGGCGCGAACGCCGTCTCCTCGATAACGTCGATGTCGCTTTCCATGAGGTTGGTCACCTCCACGTAGCGGTCCACCACGTAGTCGGCGATGGCATGCATCACGGCAAACGGGCCCAGCCGCATCTGCTCGGGATCGGTGTCCATCCTCTTGCGGACATCGGCCAAGCCGCTGTGCTCGCCGTGCCGGACGGTGACCACGAAGTTCTTGCCGACGAAGATCATGATCTCGCCCGTTTCGACGATCTCGCGCGGCAGCACCGCCGATTCGTGCGGCACGTAGTTGACCGTCTTGAGCGCTAGGAACAACGTGTCGTCGTAGCGCTCCAGCTTGGGCCGTTGATGCGCCTGAACAGCGTCTTCGACGGACAGCGGGTGTAGTTGGAAGGTGGTGGCCACGCCCTGCATCTGGGCCTCGCCCGGCTCATGCAGGCCCACCCAGACGAATGCTTCTTGGCCACCGGCCTCGATCTCGCGCACCTTGGCCCGCGCGCCGGCGGGGGTGAATTCGCCGGGAATCCGCTCGCCTTCTGCATAGACACCGCAGTCGACCAGCACTCGGGGTGTCGGGTCTTGCAACGCCGTCATGGCCGCTCTCCCTCCGGCGCAGGTGCCGGTCAAATGCTACGCGTCTGGCGTCAACGTGCACGGTGAGCGCGATGGCGGGCGGGAGGTCCCGAACTTTCGGCGACGACGCCGGTGCGCTAGTTTCGACCCGGACCAAAGCCAGACCAGCCGAACTCGTTCGAGGAGCACTTGACGTGAGCAAAACCCCACTCAAGGTGGCCGTCACCGGCGCCGCCGGCCAGATCGGCTACAGCCTGTTGTTCCGCCTGGCCAGCGGCTCGTTGCTGGGCCCCGACCAGCCGATCGAACTGCGCCTGCTGGAGATCGAGCCTGCCCTCAAGGCGCTCGAGGGTGTTGTCATGGAGCTCGACGACTGTGCCTTCCCGCTGCTGTCGGGTGTGCAGATCGGCTCGGACGCGAACAAGATCTTTGACGGCGTCAACCTGGCGCTGCTGGTCGGCGCCCGCCCGCGTGGGCCGGGCATGGAGCGCAGTGACCTGCTCGAGGCCAACGGTGCGATCTTCACCGCGCAGGGCAAGGCCCTCAACGCGGTCGCGGCCTCCGACATCCGGGTGGGTGTGACCGGCAACCCGGCCAACACCAACGCGCTGATCGCGATGACCAACGCCCCCGACATCCCCAACGAGCGCTTCTCCGCGCTGACCCGCCTGGACCACAACCGGGCCATCTCGCAGCTGGCCGCCAAGACCGGCGCCAAGGTCACCGACATCAAGAAGATGACCATCTGGGGCAACCACTCCGCGAGCCAGTACCCGGACCTGTTCCACGCCGAGGTCGGCGGGCGTAACGCCGCCGAGGTCGTGAACGACCAGGCCTGGATCGAGAACGACTTCATCCCCACCGTCGCCAAGCGTGGCGCGGCGATCATCGACGCTCGTGGCGCCTCGTCGGCGGCCTCCGCCGCGTCGGCCACCGTCGACGCGGCGCGGAGCTGGCTGCTCGGCACTCCCGACAATGACTGGGTCTCGATGGCCGTGGTCTCCGACGGCTCCTACGGTGTGCCGGAGGGCCTGATCTCGTCGTTCCCGGTCACCACCAAGAACGGTGACTGGAGCATTGTGCAGGGCCTGGAGATCGACGCCTTCTCCCGCAGCCGGATCGATGCCTCGACCGCCGAGCTGGCCGAGGAGCGCGAGGCTGTCACCGGACTGGGCCTGATCTAAGGCCTCGGGCCCGGCGGGTCGACCTCCTGCGCCAGCTGTACGCGGGAGGTCGGCCCCAGCTTGGTGTGGACGTGGGTCGGATGCGTCTGCACGGTGCGCGGTGAAGCGACGAGCCGAGCGGCAATGTCCCGTGTTTGCTTCGTCGTGGTCCCGCTCAGCCCGCTCGGGTTCGTCTCGAGCAAACGCAAGGCGCCCACGCGGTATTCGGTCCCATGGTCCGGTACCAGCCTGTCGCTGCGGAGACGCCGTCATCGGCCCCTTGCTGTGCCGCAGGAAGATCGCCGAGCACTAGCGCAGTTTCGGCTCGGCGCCAAGCGGAATGTGGCGGCAACCTGGCTGTAGACGCCGACGTGATGCCGGCAAATCATCAGCGAAAGCGCGTAGCTGCGCACGCGGGATGCCTTGGCTGCCCCCAGCCGATCGAATGAATGTAAAACCAGCGCAGTACCCTGGCCTATCGATGCCCGAGAATCTTGCGAACATGGCCAACAGCACGCCGATCGTCATCGGAGACGAAGAGATCTTCGAAGCCCACACGGGCGGGAAGATCTCAGTCGACCTCAAAACCCCGCTGGACACCCAGCGCGCGTTGTCGATCGCCTACACCCCGGGAGTGGCGCAGGTCAGTCGCGCCATCGCCGCGGACCACACGCTGGCGGCCCGCTACACCTGGGCGCACCGGCTGGTGGCCGTGGTCAGCGACGGTACGTCGGTGCTCGGGCTGGGTGACCTCGGCCCGACGGCGTCCCTGCCGGTGATGGAGGGCAAGGCCGCGCTGTTCAAGACGTTCGCCGGCCTGGACTCCATTCCGATCGTGCTGGACACCAAGGACCCGGACGAGATCGTCGAGACGCTGGTGCGGCTGCGCCCGTCGTTCGGGGCGGTCAATCTAGAGGACATCTCCGCCCCGCGATGCTTCGAGATTGAGCGGCGCGTGATCGAGGCGCTGGACTGCCCGGTGATGCACGATGACCAGCACGGCACCGCGATCGTGGCCTTGGCGGCCCTGCTGGGTGCGGCCAAGGTGCTCGACCGCGACATCGCGTCGCTGCGGGTGGTGGTTTCCGGTGCCGGCGCTGCGGGTGTGGCCTGCGCGAACATCCTGCTCTCGAGGGGCATCTCGGAGATGATCGTGCTGGATTCGCAGGGCGTGCTGCATCCAGAGCGCTCCGGCATGAACGACGTCAAGCTGGAGCTGGCGCAGCGGACCAATCCTCGTGGCCTTACCGGCGGTCTGGCCGAGGCTCTGGCCGGCGCCGATGTCTTCCTGGGCGCGTCCGGAGGCGTGGTGCCCGAGGAGCTGATCGCGTCGATGGCGCCGGGTGGCGTGGTGTTCGCACTGTCGAACCCCGACCCTGAGATCCACCCCGACCTGGCAGCCAAGTACGCGGCGGTGGTGGCGACCGGCCGCAGCGATTTCCCCAACCAGATCAACAACGTGCTGGCCTTCCCGGGCGTGTTCCGTGGTGCGCTGGACGCCGGTGCGCGCCGGATCACCGAGGCGATGAAGTTGGCTGCGGCAGAGGCGATTTTCTCCGTCGTCGCCGACGAGCTGGCGCCAGACCGTATTGTGCCCAGCCCGCTGGACCCGCGGGTCGAGCCGGCCGTTGCGGCCGCTGTTGCGGCGGCGGCCGCCGACTCCGCGTCGTAGAGCGCACGGTGCCCAGGCCGCTAGGACATCACCTGCGCCGCCTGGCGTTCGGATGTGCGGCTGCGCTGATCGCCGGTTGTAGTGCCCACCCGGGGCCGCCGCTGACTGTGGGAATGTCGTCGGATCCGCAGTCGCAGGTCCTGGGCCATCTGTATGCGAGCGCGCTGCGCGGTACCGGTGCCGCGGTGCGGCTTGAGGTCGTCGCCGATCCGGTAGCCGGGTTGGATGCGGGGGAGTTGACCGTCGTCCCCGGTTTCACCGGCCGCTTCTTGGCGACGTTCGCGCGCGATTCCGCAGCCCGCTCCGATCGGGGCGTCTACTGGGCGCTGGCCGGCGCGCTGCCGGAGGGTCTCGCGGTCGGTGACTACGCCATGACCGCCGAGGACAAGCCCACATTGGCCGTGACGAAGGCGACCGCGACCGCGTGGGGCGGCACCGACCTGCCCGCGCTCGTCAAACATTGCACCGGCTTGACGGTCGGCGCTGTCGCGGGAGCGCTGGCGCCGACTGTGGTGGGCCGTTGCCGGCTGCCGAAGTTACGCGAATTCCCTGATGACGCGGCGCTGTTCGCTGCGCTGAAGGCCCGCCAGATCACCGCGGCGTGGTCCAGTACTGCCGACCCTGACGTACCGCAAGGGACCGTGCTGCTCACCGATGCGCGCCCCGCACTGGTGCGCGCCGAGAATGTGGTGCCGCTGTATCGCCGAAATGAGTTGACCGAGGCCCAACTGTTGGCGGTCAATCAGGTGGCCGGCGTGCTCGACACCGATGCACTGATCGACATGCGCCGACAGGTGGGCGACGGCGCCGACCCACAGGTTGTCGTGGACGCTTTCTTGGACGAGCACCCGCTGGGGCGCTAGGGGCAGGACCCCCTAGCTGGGCCGGAATTTGGGCATGGCGAACGAGAACAGGCGTTGGTATCGCGAGCCCAGGATGCGCACGAGCAGGTCCAAAACCCGCGCGTCGTTTCCGATGAGCACGCGGGCCCGGTTTTTGCTGACGCCGTTGAGGATCACTCGGGCCGCCTCTTCGGCAGTGGTAGAGGCCAGCCGCCGGTCGAAGAACTCGGCCATGCTCGCGGCGTCCAGCCCTTCGGCGACGGTGGCGTTGCGGGCAATAGCGGTCTTGATGCCGCCCGGGTGCACCGTGGTGACCTTGACCGGGTGCTTGGCGATGGCCATCTCCTGGTTCAACGCCTCGGTGAAGCCGCGGACCGCGAACTTCGCCGCGTTGTAGGCGGCCTGGCCGGGTACGGACAGCAGTCCGAACAAACTGGAGATGTTGATGACGTGGCCGTCGCCGGATTCGATCAGGTGCGGCAAGAAGGCCTTGGTGCCGTTGACCACACCCCAGAAGTCGACGTCCATCACCCGTTCGATGTCCTTGAACGAGCTGATCTCGACGTCGCCGCTGAACGCGATGCCGGCGTTGTTGTAGATCTGGTTGACCTTGCCGAAGTGCTCTTTGACCTCTTCGGCGTAGGCGAGGAACGCTTCGCGCTCGGTGACGTCGAGGCGGTCGGCCTTGACCCGCACCCCCAGCTCGGTCAGACGCCGCTCGGTCTGGGCGAGCCCCTCGGTGTCGACGTCACTGATCGCCAGCTGCGCTCCGGAGCGGGCCAGCTCGATGGCCAGCGCTTGACCGATGCCTGAGCCGGCACCGGTGACGACGGCGACTTTCCCGGCGAATCCCTGCATGTGCTCTCCCCAACGGTTGGTGGAACACCGAGCTTATCCGGTACCGGCGGTACCGGATTCAGCGCCCCGGCGAGTGTGCGGTTTGGTAGGTATCACCGCCGTGTGGGTTACCAAAACGCACACTCGGCGCGCCGGCTTCGTGCCTCAGCCGAACGCCGAGTCGCTGCCTATGTCTCCCCGGCGTTCGGCTTCGTGCCTCAGCCGAACGCCGAGTCGATGATCTCCTGCTGCTCGACCGCGTGCACCTTCGACGAACCCGATGACGGCGCCGACATCGCCCGCCGCGAGATCCGCTTGACCCCGGTCAGCTTCTCCGGCAACAGCTCCGGCAGTTCCAGACCGAACCGCGGCCACGCGCCCTGGTTGGCCGGCTCCTCCTGCACCCAGAAGAACTCCCTTGCATTCGGGTAGCGGTCCAGGGTTGCGGCGAGGCGGCGCTTGGGCAGCGGGGCCAGCTGTTCGATCCGCACGATCGCGATGTCGTCGCGGCCGTCCTTGGTCTTCCGCGCGGCCAGTTCGTAGTAGATCTTGCCGCTGGTCAGCAGCACCCGGGTGACCTTGCTGCGGTCGCCCACGCCGTCCTCGTAGGTGGGTTCTTCGAGCACCGAGCGGAACTTGACGTCGGTGAAGTCCTTGACGTCGCTGATCGCGGCCTTGTTGCGCAGCATCGACTTCGGCGTGAACACGATCAGCGGCCGCTGGATCCCGTCGAGGGCATGCCTACGCAGCAGGTGGAAGTAGTTCGACGGGGTCGACGGCATCGCGATCGTCATCGAGCCCTCCGCCCACAGCTGCAGGAAGCGCTCGATACGCCCGGAGGTGTGGTCCGGGCCCTGGCCCTCATGGCCGTGCGGCAGCAGCAGCACCACGTTGGACAGCTGGCCCCACTTGGCCTCACCGGAGCTGATGAACTCGTCGATGATCGACTGGGCGCCGTTGACGAAGTCGCCGAACTGCGCCTCCCACAACACCAGGGCGTCGGGGTTGCCGACGGTGTAGCCGTACTCGAAACCGACGGCGGCGTATTCGGACAGCGGTGAGTCGTAGACCAGGAACTTGCCGCCGCTGGGGGTTCCGTCGGCGTTGGTGGCCAGCAGCTGCAACGGGCTGAACTCCGCGCCGTTGGCCTGGTCGATGATGATCGAGTGGCGCTGCGAGAAGGTGCCTCGGCGGGTGTCCTGTCCGGACAGCCGGATCAGCTTGCCTTCGGCGACCAGCGAGCCCAATGCCAGCAGTTCGGCGAACGCCCAGTCGACCTTGCCCTCGTACGCCATCTCCCGGCGCCGCTCCAGCACCGGCAGCACCCGCGGATGCACGGTGAAGCCCTCAGGGATCGCCATGAACGCGTCGCCGATGCGGGCCAGCATTGCCTTGTCGACGGCGGTGTTCAGGCCGCGCGGCACCTGCTGCTCGGACTCGACCGACTCACTGGGCAGCGCGGCATGCTTCTCTAGTTCGCGGATCTCGTTGAACACCCGCTCCAGCTGGCCGTGGTAGTCGCGCAGTGCGTCCTCGGCCTCTTTCATCGAGATGTCGCCGCGGCCGATCAGGTCCTCGGTGTAGCTCTTGCGGACGCTGTTCTTGGTGCCGATCACGTCGTACATGTACGGGTTGGTCATCGACGGGTCGTCGCCCTCGTTGTGCCCGCGGCGGCGGTAGCACAGCATGTCGATGATGACGTCCTTCTGGAACTTCTGCCGGAAGTCCACCGCCAGTCGGGCCACCCAGTCGCACGCTTCCGGGTCGTCGCCG
The window above is part of the Mycolicibacter sp. MU0102 genome. Proteins encoded here:
- a CDS encoding glycine betaine ABC transporter substrate-binding protein, whose amino-acid sequence is MPRPLGHHLRRLAFGCAAALIAGCSAHPGPPLTVGMSSDPQSQVLGHLYASALRGTGAAVRLEVVADPVAGLDAGELTVVPGFTGRFLATFARDSAARSDRGVYWALAGALPEGLAVGDYAMTAEDKPTLAVTKATATAWGGTDLPALVKHCTGLTVGAVAGALAPTVVGRCRLPKLREFPDDAALFAALKARQITAAWSSTADPDVPQGTVLLTDARPALVRAENVVPLYRRNELTEAQLLAVNQVAGVLDTDALIDMRRQVGDGADPQVVVDAFLDEHPLGR
- a CDS encoding suppressor of fused domain protein, yielding MSEDLDRVREHVRRHFAGVAAEPDTARVTFLGVEPIEVLRFGPGPDRMVHYVSAGCSRHPMGDPGQLLADPVHGPRAEIVVSLRSSGSDTGLARSLAAVAAAPVVEGVVLAPDALIDLGGPLWTGPSGPVPFTAVLLGDSDIAELTLAAPREPVRFLSATPITATEAAWVRLKGAEAMREAWRADGVDVFDPDRPASQPQ
- a CDS encoding SDR family NAD(P)-dependent oxidoreductase yields the protein MQGFAGKVAVVTGAGSGIGQALAIELARSGAQLAISDVDTEGLAQTERRLTELGVRVKADRLDVTEREAFLAYAEEVKEHFGKVNQIYNNAGIAFSGDVEISSFKDIERVMDVDFWGVVNGTKAFLPHLIESGDGHVINISSLFGLLSVPGQAAYNAAKFAVRGFTEALNQEMAIAKHPVKVTTVHPGGIKTAIARNATVAEGLDAASMAEFFDRRLASTTAEEAARVILNGVSKNRARVLIGNDARVLDLLVRILGSRYQRLFSFAMPKFRPS
- the corA gene encoding magnesium/cobalt transporter CorA, which encodes MTALQDPTPRVLVDCGVYAEGERIPGEFTPAGARAKVREIEAGGQEAFVWVGLHEPGEAQMQGVATTFQLHPLSVEDAVQAHQRPKLERYDDTLFLALKTVNYVPHESAVLPREIVETGEIMIFVGKNFVVTVRHGEHSGLADVRKRMDTDPEQMRLGPFAVMHAIADYVVDRYVEVTNLMESDIDVIEETAFAPGTRTDVEPIYQIKREVVELRRAVAPLSVPFDRMQTDYRDLISKEVRRYLRDVADHQTRAAEQIAGYDELLSSLVQAALARVGMQQNTDMRKMSAWAGIIAVPTMIAGIYGMNFDRMPVLHWAFGYPMVVAGMCVISAVLYRAFRRNGWL
- a CDS encoding ABC transporter ATP-binding protein, giving the protein MAEIELLHISKSYPDGAVAVKDLSLSIADGEFIILVGPSGCGKSTTLNMIAGLEEISSGELRIGGQRVNERAPKDRDIAMVFQSYALYPHMTVRQNIAFPLTLAKIKKPQIAEKVAEVAKILDLTELLDRKPSQLSGGQRQRVAMGRAIVRHPKAFLMDEPLSNLDAKLRVQMRSEIARLQRRLGTTTVYVTHDQTEAMTLGDRVVVMHGGIAQQIGTPDELYERPANLFVAGFVGSPAMNFFPGTLTATGARLPIGEVPLDAATRESIGKHPAAAGGEVVIGVRPEHLGDAALLDDAQRGRAVKFAARVDLVESLGADKYLYFTPNESGDAPAENDLVARVPAASKAAGGQPIELALDTDKVVVFDAKTGVNLSVAPAGR
- a CDS encoding NAD(P)-dependent malic enzyme encodes the protein MPENLANMANSTPIVIGDEEIFEAHTGGKISVDLKTPLDTQRALSIAYTPGVAQVSRAIAADHTLAARYTWAHRLVAVVSDGTSVLGLGDLGPTASLPVMEGKAALFKTFAGLDSIPIVLDTKDPDEIVETLVRLRPSFGAVNLEDISAPRCFEIERRVIEALDCPVMHDDQHGTAIVALAALLGAAKVLDRDIASLRVVVSGAGAAGVACANILLSRGISEMIVLDSQGVLHPERSGMNDVKLELAQRTNPRGLTGGLAEALAGADVFLGASGGVVPEELIASMAPGGVVFALSNPDPEIHPDLAAKYAAVVATGRSDFPNQINNVLAFPGVFRGALDAGARRITEAMKLAAAEAIFSVVADELAPDRIVPSPLDPRVEPAVAAAVAAAAADSAS
- a CDS encoding malate dehydrogenase, with the translated sequence MSKTPLKVAVTGAAGQIGYSLLFRLASGSLLGPDQPIELRLLEIEPALKALEGVVMELDDCAFPLLSGVQIGSDANKIFDGVNLALLVGARPRGPGMERSDLLEANGAIFTAQGKALNAVAASDIRVGVTGNPANTNALIAMTNAPDIPNERFSALTRLDHNRAISQLAAKTGAKVTDIKKMTIWGNHSASQYPDLFHAEVGGRNAAEVVNDQAWIENDFIPTVAKRGAAIIDARGASSAASAASATVDAARSWLLGTPDNDWVSMAVVSDGSYGVPEGLISSFPVTTKNGDWSIVQGLEIDAFSRSRIDASTAELAEEREAVTGLGLI